A genome region from Microplitis mediator isolate UGA2020A chromosome 4, iyMicMedi2.1, whole genome shotgun sequence includes the following:
- the LOC130666297 gene encoding ribosomal protein S6 kinase alpha-5-like isoform X2, with protein MENVMQPPLPPAPPRPGPTYQNSPADNANETVTHVLTFVNLADSGGQRVDMTHFDLLKVLGTGAYGKVFLVRKRTGADLGRLYAMKVLRKASIVQKKKTTEHTKTERQVLEAVRDSPFLVTLHYAFQTDAKLHLILDYVSGGELFTHLYQRDHFSEDHVRIYIGEIILALEHLHKLGIIYRDIKLENILLDREGHIVLTDFGLSKEFLPHERDNNARAYSFCGTIEYMAPEVVQGGSAGHDIAVDWWSVGVLMYELLTGASPFTVEGQKNNQQEISNRILTTEPPIPKNLSPVVQNFIERLLVKNPRQRLGGGPRDAKELKEHSFFRNAPPPFSWEALEKRQIPPPFVPKIAHELDTSNFADEFTRMVAADSPAVVPPNYDKLFRGYSYVAPSILFSDNTISDQIFRETNQAQHLTRPSVSNILANKFEESAFFQLYEIDPREEALGDGSFSVCRRCRNRETKQEYAVKIISRRINSVREVAILRACQGHPNIVKLIDVYQDRAHTYIVMELLSGGELLRSARTYTEEEARKIMKQLASAVHFIHSRGVVHRDLKPENLVYSQPGNNSLIKIVDFGFARLKRSCEPLHTPCYTYPYAAPEVLAHQAYDESCDMWSLGAVLYSLLSGKLAYKVGSPDLASRIKSGEIDFKLWTNVNPVALSVIKGLLTPEPVDRLTANGLVNHAWLAEPKLSIETSQHHRASTSGPSDKAGGFRLKEVDGAKLAQRRKLHKRSTSSSVSSSTSNTSSSSPSIQLLRPPSATTSMTTSASPAQPNAFDFSDDRVNEYLSSLSSSSSDSSSPKIILDTNSERQRACELNVDMPKSKRRKRDHKVDDHNNMSNNSSSSKSSSSGVVTRSRKRKLEQASGSDTSFESSNDSSRDKHESNVHRKQKSGKRPRRCPAINE; from the exons ATGGAGAATGTCATGCAGCCGCCCCTTCCACCAGCACCACCACGGCCAGGACCGACATACCAAAATTCACCAGCTGACAATGCCAATGAAACTGTCACACATGTTTTGACATTTG ttaatttAGCAGACAGTGGAGGCCAGAGGGTCGATATGACGCACTTTGATCTGCTCAAAGTCCTCGGAACTGGAG CTTATGGCAAAGTCTTCCTGGTGAGAAAAAGAACTGGTGCTGATCTTGGTCGTCTCTATGCAATGAAGGTCTTGAGAAAGGCGTCGATAGTccagaaaaaaaagacaactGAGCACACGAAAACAGAGAGACAAGTCCTGGAGGCTGTTAGAGACAGTCCATTTTTGGTTACACTCCATTATGCCTTTCAGACTGACGCAAAACTTCACTTGATACTcg aTTATGTAAGTGGCGGGGAATTGTTTACTCATTTGTATCAACGCGATCATTTTTCTGAAGACCATGTACGGATATATATTggagaaattattttagctCTCGAGCATCTGCACAAG CTGGGTATAATTTATCGAGACATAAAACTTGAAAACATACTACTGGATCGTGAAGGCCATATTGTGCTCACAGACTTTGGTCTAAGTAAGGAATTTTTGCCACATGAGAGAGACAACAATGCCCGTGCCTATTCCTTCTGCGGGACCATCGAGTACATGGCACCGGAAGTCGTGCAAGGTGGCTCAGCTGGTCACGATATT gctgTCGATTGGTGGAGTGTTGGAGTATTGATGTACGAATTGCTGACCGGTGCATCGCCATTTACAGTTGAAGGCCAGAAGAATAATCAACAAGAAATATCAAACAGGATATTGACAACAGAACCGCCAATACCAAAAAATCTTAGTCCAGTGGTACAGAACTTCATTGAACGATTGTTGGTTAAAAATCCTCGTCAGCGGTTGGGTGGTGGGCCACGTGACGCTAAAGAATTGAAAGAACATTCGTTTTTTCGAAATGCACCGCCACCATTTAGCTGGGAAGCCTTAGAAAAACGACAAATACCGCCGCCTTTTGTGCCTAAAATAGCTCATGAGTTGGATACAAGTAATTTTGCTGATGAATTTACCAGAATGGTTGCTGCTGACAGTCCGGCAGTTGTGCCGCCAAATTACGACAAATTATTCCGAGGCTACTCGTACGTCGCGCCGTCAATATTATTCAGCGATAACACGATAAGCGATCAAATATTCCGCGAGACCAATCAAGCCCAACATTTGACACGGCCGTCGGTGTCAAATATACTGGCAAATAAATTCGAAGAGTCCGCGTTCTTTCAGCTTTACGAAATAGACCCGCGTGAAGAGGCGCTCGGTGATGGAAGTTTTTCAGTGTGCCGTCGATGCCGTAACCGTGAGACCAAACAAGAGTAtgctgttaaaataataagcagAAGAATAAACAGCGTCCGTGAAGTTGCTATTCTTCGTGCTTGTCAAGGTCATCCTAATATTGTTAAGCTGATAGACGTCTATCAGGATCGTGCGCACACTTACATAGTAATGGAGTTATTATCTGGAGGTGAATTACTCAGATCTGCTCGTACGTATACTGAAGAGGAGGCTCgtaaaataatgaaacaaTTAGCATCAGCAGTACACTTTATACATTCTCGTGGTGTTGTTCATCGTGATTTAAAACCGGAAAATTTAGTTTACTCGCAACCTGGCAATAATTCACTCATTAAAATAGTCGACTTTGGATTTGCAAGACTGAAACGTTCGTGTGAGCCACTTCATACTCCATGTTACACTTATCCATATGCTGCTCCAGAGGTTCTTGCGCACCAGGCTTATGATGAGAGCTGTGATATGTGGAGTTTAGGTGCCGTTTTGTACTCGTTGTTGTCAGGAAAACTAGCTTACAAAGTTGGATCACCAGATCTTGCGTCGAGAATAAAATCCGgtgaaattgattttaaattatggacAAACGTCAATCCGGTTGCACTGTCGGTCATCAAAGGACTATTAACTCCAGAGCCTGTTGACAGACTCACTGCCAATGGTCTAGTTAATCATGCATGGCTGGCAGAGCCAAAATTGTCTATTGAAACGAGTCAACATCACCGAGCCTCGACTTCGGGACCAAGTGATAAAGCTGGAGGCTTCAGATTAAAAGAAGTTGATGGCGCTAAACTTGCTCAGCGGCGTAAACTTCACAAACGTTCGACCTCAAGTTCAGTATCTTCTTCAACTTCAAACACATCATCCTCTAGCCCATCAATCCAACTTCTGAGACCGCCGAGTGCTACCACCAGTATGACAACATCAGCATCACCAGCTCAACCAAATGCCTTTGACTTCAGTGACGACCGtgtaaatgaatatttaagtTCGCTGTCGTCTTCGTCATCAGATTCAAGTTCGCCGAAGATAATTCTCGACACGAATAGCGAACGTCAACGTGCCTGTGAATTAAATGTTGATATGCCTAAAAGTAAACGACGAAAGAGAGATCACAAAGTGGATGATCACAATAATATGAGTAATAATTCATCGTCCAGTAAAAGCAGCAGCAGTGGTGTCGTCACAAGATCACGTAAAAGAAAACTTGAGCAAGCGAGTGGCTCCGATACTTCCTTTGAGTCTTCTAATGATTCTTCTCGAGACAAACATGAGTCTAATGTTCacagaaaacaaaaatctGGCAAACGACCTAGACGATGTCCGGCTATCAAtgaatag
- the LOC130666300 gene encoding iodotyrosine deiodinase 1 isoform X1, translated as MLAELFPFWTKYGYCLIIVLVFYSIVNLVSKYKASYCERSKNENNNYLTEDTKEFEDEPALSINLEHVPYNYKKPTTDQLEKRAEEFYKIANARRTVRFFSSESVPRRVIYDIIRAAGTAPSGAHTEPWTFVLVSDKETKLRIREIIEQEEEINYKKRMGKKWTTDLKPLKTNWIKEYLTQAPYLIIVFKQKYGTLADGRPKIHYYCDMSVAIACGILITAIQYAGLVTLTSTPLNCGPALRNLLGRPSNEKLSLLLPVGYPAHDATVPKLERKSLEDILVEF; from the exons atgcTGGCAGAACTTTTTCCTTTTTGGACGAAATACGGCTATTGCTTAATAATTGTCCTCGTTTTTTACAGTATTGTAAACTTGGTATCAAAATACAAAGCGAGTTATTGTGAAagaagtaaaaatgaaaacaataattatttaactgagGACACTAAAGAGTTTGAAGATGAGCCGGCtctatcaataaatttagaaCACGTTCCTTACAATTACAAAAAACCAACTACCGATCAATTGGAAAAAAGAGCTGaagaattttacaaaatagcGAACGCGCGCAGGACGGTCAGATTTTTTAGCTCGGAATCGGTACCAAGGCGGGTTATTTATGACATTATTAGAGCAGCAG GTACTGCACCAAGCGGTGCACACACTGAGCCTTGGACTTTTGTGTTGGTGTCTGATAAAGAAACAAAGTTGAGGATAAGAGAAATAATCGAGCAAGAAGAagagataaattataaaaaacgtaTGGGTAAAAAGTGGACGACGGACTTGAAACCGCTCAAGACTAATTGGATAAAAGAGTATCTCACGCAAGCgccatatttaattattgtatttaaacaaaagtatGGTACACTGGCTGATGGACGGCCAAAGATTCATTACTACTGTGATATGAGTGTCGCTATTGCTTGCGGTATTCTCATTACTGCCATTCAG tatGCGGGACTTGTTACACTCACATCGACGCCCTTGAACTGCGGACCTGCACTAAGAAATCTTTTAGGACGACCTTCCAATGAAAAATTAAGCCTTCTTTTACCTGTTGGTTACCCAGCTCATGATGCCACCGTACCTAAACTCGAACGTAAATCTTTGGAAGATATTTTAGttgaattttaa
- the LOC130666298 gene encoding lamin-C-like isoform X1 — protein sequence MSTKSSKKSTASSSAASSSINTSSVQSPQPSTSTPIGRRPGSPLSPTRYSRLQEKQDLQNLNDRLACYIEKVRHLESENSRLSREVQTSQEIVTREVSNIKSMYEHELSDARKLLDETAKERAKLEIDTKRLWDDNEDLKAKLEKKIKDLQISERNAILYETRYNDLQSQYNQIQAERKKHQEHERELEKEVERLKGLLDDARKHLEEETLQRIDLENNIQSMKEDISFKDQIFQQELTETRSRRQVEISEIDGRLAEQYEAKLQQSLQELRDQYEAQMRSNREEIELLYENKIKNLTSHAQRNSGAASVAVEELRQTRTRIDVLNQRITELETMNNNLNTRIRELENLRESERAKHAEGLASLEAELARMRDEMAQQLQEYQDLMDIKVGLDLEIAAYRKLLESEEVRLNITPMHGSMSTSTSSRSTPSRYTPVRGGKRKRTLMEESEERSTSDYSVQTSARGDIEITEADPQGRFVKLTNKGNKEISLSGWQLVRKADSHETVFKFHRTAKLEGGANVLVWSSDIGATHEPPSNIVMKGQKWFIGDTMTTNLLNNEGEEMATSERKRQQLSTTMSRHREMGFRSSEEMHQQGDPQGPEERCRLM from the exons ATGTCTACGAAGTCAAGCAAAAAATCAACGGCATCGTCATCAGCGGCGTCTTCGAGTATCAACACCTCGAGTGTCCAATCCCCGCAGCCGAGCACGTCGACGCCGATCGGCCGGCGTCCAGGAAGTCCTTTAAGTCCAACACGTTACTCACGTCTTCAGGAAAAACAGGACCTCCAGAATTTAAATGACCGCCTCGCCTGTTACATCGAGAAGGTCCGTCATCTTGAATCAGAAAATTCTCGTCTCAGCCGAGAAGTCCAGACTTCTCAGGAAATCGTCACACGAGAAGTTTCAAACATCAAGTCCATGTACGAGCATGAACTATCCGATGCCAGAAAACTTCTAGATGAAACTGCCAAGGAACGAGCGAAACTCGAGATCGACACCAAGCGCCTGTGGGATGACAACGAGGACCTCAAAGCAAA attggaaaaaaaaattaaggacCTCCAAATTTCTGAACGTAATGCGATCCTCTATGAGACGAGATACAACGACCTGCAGTCGCAGTACAATCAGATTCAAGCTGAACGTAAAAAACACCAAGAGCATGAGCGTGAGTTGGAAAAAGAAGTCGAGCGTTTGAAGGGACTATTGGATGACGCCCGCAAACATCTGGAGGAAGAGACACTTCAGCGAAttgatttggaaaataatatCCAGAGTATGAAAGAGGATATCAGCTTCAAGGATCAAATATTCCAGCAGGAGTTAACGGAAACTCGTAGCCGCCGTCAAGTCGAGATATCAGAAATCGATGGCAGACTTGCTGAACAGTATGAGGCTAAACTACAGCAATCATTGCAAGAACTACGTGACCAGTATGAGGCTCAAATGAGATCAAATCGTGAAGAAATAGAACTTCTCtatgaaaacaaaattaaaaatttgacatcACATGCTCAGCGTAATTCTGGAGCTGCCAGTGTCGCTGTCGAAGAGCTTCGTCAAACAAGAACACGCATCGATGTGCTGAACCAACGTATAACAGAACTCGAGACAATGAATAACAATCTGAACACACGGATAAGAGAATTAGAGAACTTGAGGGAAAGTGAACGAGCTAAACATGCCGAGGGATTGGCAAGTCTTGAAGCTGAATTAGCACGCATGCGAGATGAAATGGCTCAGCAACTACAGGAGTATCAAGATCTTATGGACATTAAAGTTGGATTGGACTTGGAAATAGCTGCTTACAGGAAGTTACTCGAGTCTGAAGAAGTCAGGCTCAATATTACACCAATGCACGGCTCAATGTCGACCTCTACGTCAAGCAGGAGCACTCCGTCACGTTACACTCCAGTCAGAGGAGGTAAACGTAAGAGAACTTTGATGGAAGAAAGTGAGGAACGCAGTACTAGTGACTACAGTGTGCAGACATCAGCACGTGGTGATATCGAAATTACTGAAGCTGATCCTCAGGGTCGGTTTGTTAAACTCACCAACAAAGGAAACAAg gaaatttcattaagcGGTTGGCAATTAGTACGTAAAGCAGACTCACACGAgacagtttttaaatttcatcgtACAGCTAAATTAGAAGGAGGTGCTAATGTCCTCGTGTGGTCATCAGATATCGGAGCTACACATGAGCCACCGTCAAATATTGTTATGAAGGGACAAAAGTGGTTTATTGGAGATACTATGACTACTAATCTTCTTAACAACGAGGGAGag gAAATGGCAACTTCTGAACGTAAAAGACAACAACTGTCGACTACAATGTCACGACACCGAGAAATGGGGTTTAGATCATCGGAGGAAATGCATCAGCag GGAGATCCCCAAGGTCCGGAAGAACGTTGTCGCCTTATGTGA
- the LOC130666297 gene encoding ribosomal protein S6 kinase alpha-5-like isoform X1 translates to MKSIKKISEHESGYFEDGSDVEIVFEDNSAGDGRKWGSGSSGLSKAIRKLDVTDSPASPDPVSQERSDDGVNLADSGGQRVDMTHFDLLKVLGTGAYGKVFLVRKRTGADLGRLYAMKVLRKASIVQKKKTTEHTKTERQVLEAVRDSPFLVTLHYAFQTDAKLHLILDYVSGGELFTHLYQRDHFSEDHVRIYIGEIILALEHLHKLGIIYRDIKLENILLDREGHIVLTDFGLSKEFLPHERDNNARAYSFCGTIEYMAPEVVQGGSAGHDIAVDWWSVGVLMYELLTGASPFTVEGQKNNQQEISNRILTTEPPIPKNLSPVVQNFIERLLVKNPRQRLGGGPRDAKELKEHSFFRNAPPPFSWEALEKRQIPPPFVPKIAHELDTSNFADEFTRMVAADSPAVVPPNYDKLFRGYSYVAPSILFSDNTISDQIFRETNQAQHLTRPSVSNILANKFEESAFFQLYEIDPREEALGDGSFSVCRRCRNRETKQEYAVKIISRRINSVREVAILRACQGHPNIVKLIDVYQDRAHTYIVMELLSGGELLRSARTYTEEEARKIMKQLASAVHFIHSRGVVHRDLKPENLVYSQPGNNSLIKIVDFGFARLKRSCEPLHTPCYTYPYAAPEVLAHQAYDESCDMWSLGAVLYSLLSGKLAYKVGSPDLASRIKSGEIDFKLWTNVNPVALSVIKGLLTPEPVDRLTANGLVNHAWLAEPKLSIETSQHHRASTSGPSDKAGGFRLKEVDGAKLAQRRKLHKRSTSSSVSSSTSNTSSSSPSIQLLRPPSATTSMTTSASPAQPNAFDFSDDRVNEYLSSLSSSSSDSSSPKIILDTNSERQRACELNVDMPKSKRRKRDHKVDDHNNMSNNSSSSKSSSSGVVTRSRKRKLEQASGSDTSFESSNDSSRDKHESNVHRKQKSGKRPRRCPAINE, encoded by the exons ATGAAGtcgattaagaaaatttcGGAGCACGAGAGTGGTTACTTTGAGGATGGTAGTGATGTTGAAATTGTATTTGAGGACAATTCTGCTGGAGATGGAAGAAAATGGGGCTCCGGTTCCTCCGGATTATCTAAGGCCATAAGAAAACTCGACGTGACCGACTCGCCCGCATCACCGGACCCGGTGTCGCAGGAAAGAAGTGACGAtggag ttaatttAGCAGACAGTGGAGGCCAGAGGGTCGATATGACGCACTTTGATCTGCTCAAAGTCCTCGGAACTGGAG CTTATGGCAAAGTCTTCCTGGTGAGAAAAAGAACTGGTGCTGATCTTGGTCGTCTCTATGCAATGAAGGTCTTGAGAAAGGCGTCGATAGTccagaaaaaaaagacaactGAGCACACGAAAACAGAGAGACAAGTCCTGGAGGCTGTTAGAGACAGTCCATTTTTGGTTACACTCCATTATGCCTTTCAGACTGACGCAAAACTTCACTTGATACTcg aTTATGTAAGTGGCGGGGAATTGTTTACTCATTTGTATCAACGCGATCATTTTTCTGAAGACCATGTACGGATATATATTggagaaattattttagctCTCGAGCATCTGCACAAG CTGGGTATAATTTATCGAGACATAAAACTTGAAAACATACTACTGGATCGTGAAGGCCATATTGTGCTCACAGACTTTGGTCTAAGTAAGGAATTTTTGCCACATGAGAGAGACAACAATGCCCGTGCCTATTCCTTCTGCGGGACCATCGAGTACATGGCACCGGAAGTCGTGCAAGGTGGCTCAGCTGGTCACGATATT gctgTCGATTGGTGGAGTGTTGGAGTATTGATGTACGAATTGCTGACCGGTGCATCGCCATTTACAGTTGAAGGCCAGAAGAATAATCAACAAGAAATATCAAACAGGATATTGACAACAGAACCGCCAATACCAAAAAATCTTAGTCCAGTGGTACAGAACTTCATTGAACGATTGTTGGTTAAAAATCCTCGTCAGCGGTTGGGTGGTGGGCCACGTGACGCTAAAGAATTGAAAGAACATTCGTTTTTTCGAAATGCACCGCCACCATTTAGCTGGGAAGCCTTAGAAAAACGACAAATACCGCCGCCTTTTGTGCCTAAAATAGCTCATGAGTTGGATACAAGTAATTTTGCTGATGAATTTACCAGAATGGTTGCTGCTGACAGTCCGGCAGTTGTGCCGCCAAATTACGACAAATTATTCCGAGGCTACTCGTACGTCGCGCCGTCAATATTATTCAGCGATAACACGATAAGCGATCAAATATTCCGCGAGACCAATCAAGCCCAACATTTGACACGGCCGTCGGTGTCAAATATACTGGCAAATAAATTCGAAGAGTCCGCGTTCTTTCAGCTTTACGAAATAGACCCGCGTGAAGAGGCGCTCGGTGATGGAAGTTTTTCAGTGTGCCGTCGATGCCGTAACCGTGAGACCAAACAAGAGTAtgctgttaaaataataagcagAAGAATAAACAGCGTCCGTGAAGTTGCTATTCTTCGTGCTTGTCAAGGTCATCCTAATATTGTTAAGCTGATAGACGTCTATCAGGATCGTGCGCACACTTACATAGTAATGGAGTTATTATCTGGAGGTGAATTACTCAGATCTGCTCGTACGTATACTGAAGAGGAGGCTCgtaaaataatgaaacaaTTAGCATCAGCAGTACACTTTATACATTCTCGTGGTGTTGTTCATCGTGATTTAAAACCGGAAAATTTAGTTTACTCGCAACCTGGCAATAATTCACTCATTAAAATAGTCGACTTTGGATTTGCAAGACTGAAACGTTCGTGTGAGCCACTTCATACTCCATGTTACACTTATCCATATGCTGCTCCAGAGGTTCTTGCGCACCAGGCTTATGATGAGAGCTGTGATATGTGGAGTTTAGGTGCCGTTTTGTACTCGTTGTTGTCAGGAAAACTAGCTTACAAAGTTGGATCACCAGATCTTGCGTCGAGAATAAAATCCGgtgaaattgattttaaattatggacAAACGTCAATCCGGTTGCACTGTCGGTCATCAAAGGACTATTAACTCCAGAGCCTGTTGACAGACTCACTGCCAATGGTCTAGTTAATCATGCATGGCTGGCAGAGCCAAAATTGTCTATTGAAACGAGTCAACATCACCGAGCCTCGACTTCGGGACCAAGTGATAAAGCTGGAGGCTTCAGATTAAAAGAAGTTGATGGCGCTAAACTTGCTCAGCGGCGTAAACTTCACAAACGTTCGACCTCAAGTTCAGTATCTTCTTCAACTTCAAACACATCATCCTCTAGCCCATCAATCCAACTTCTGAGACCGCCGAGTGCTACCACCAGTATGACAACATCAGCATCACCAGCTCAACCAAATGCCTTTGACTTCAGTGACGACCGtgtaaatgaatatttaagtTCGCTGTCGTCTTCGTCATCAGATTCAAGTTCGCCGAAGATAATTCTCGACACGAATAGCGAACGTCAACGTGCCTGTGAATTAAATGTTGATATGCCTAAAAGTAAACGACGAAAGAGAGATCACAAAGTGGATGATCACAATAATATGAGTAATAATTCATCGTCCAGTAAAAGCAGCAGCAGTGGTGTCGTCACAAGATCACGTAAAAGAAAACTTGAGCAAGCGAGTGGCTCCGATACTTCCTTTGAGTCTTCTAATGATTCTTCTCGAGACAAACATGAGTCTAATGTTCacagaaaacaaaaatctGGCAAACGACCTAGACGATGTCCGGCTATCAAtgaatag
- the LOC130666300 gene encoding iodotyrosine deiodinase 1 isoform X2, with the protein MLAELFPFWTKYGYCLIIVLVFYSIVNLVSKYKASYCERSKNENNNYLTEDTKEFEDEPALSINLEHVPYNYKKPTTDQLEKRAEEFYKIANARRTVRFFSSESVPRRVIYDIIRAAGTAPSGAHTEPWTFVLVSDKETKLRIREIIEQEEEINYKKRMGKKWTTDLKPLKTNWIKEYLTQAPYLIIVFKQKYGTLADGRPKIHYYCDMSVAIACGILITAIQVICKFLILVIVCGTCYTHIDALELRTCTKKSFRTTFQ; encoded by the exons atgcTGGCAGAACTTTTTCCTTTTTGGACGAAATACGGCTATTGCTTAATAATTGTCCTCGTTTTTTACAGTATTGTAAACTTGGTATCAAAATACAAAGCGAGTTATTGTGAAagaagtaaaaatgaaaacaataattatttaactgagGACACTAAAGAGTTTGAAGATGAGCCGGCtctatcaataaatttagaaCACGTTCCTTACAATTACAAAAAACCAACTACCGATCAATTGGAAAAAAGAGCTGaagaattttacaaaatagcGAACGCGCGCAGGACGGTCAGATTTTTTAGCTCGGAATCGGTACCAAGGCGGGTTATTTATGACATTATTAGAGCAGCAG GTACTGCACCAAGCGGTGCACACACTGAGCCTTGGACTTTTGTGTTGGTGTCTGATAAAGAAACAAAGTTGAGGATAAGAGAAATAATCGAGCAAGAAGAagagataaattataaaaaacgtaTGGGTAAAAAGTGGACGACGGACTTGAAACCGCTCAAGACTAATTGGATAAAAGAGTATCTCACGCAAGCgccatatttaattattgtatttaaacaaaagtatGGTACACTGGCTGATGGACGGCCAAAGATTCATTACTACTGTGATATGAGTGTCGCTATTGCTTGCGGTATTCTCATTACTGCCATTCAGGTgatctgtaaatttttaattttagtcattg tatGCGGGACTTGTTACACTCACATCGACGCCCTTGAACTGCGGACCTGCACTAAGAAATCTTTTAGGACGACCTTCCAATGA
- the LOC130666298 gene encoding lamin-C-like isoform X2 → MSTKSSKKSTASSSAASSSINTSSVQSPQPSTSTPIGRRPGSPLSPTRYSRLQEKQDLQNLNDRLACYIEKVRHLESENSRLSREVQTSQEIVTREVSNIKSMYEHELSDARKLLDETAKERAKLEIDTKRLWDDNEDLKAKLEKKIKDLQISERNAILYETRYNDLQSQYNQIQAERKKHQEHERELEKEVERLKGLLDDARKHLEEETLQRIDLENNIQSMKEDISFKDQIFQQELTETRSRRQVEISEIDGRLAEQYEAKLQQSLQELRDQYEAQMRSNREEIELLYENKIKNLTSHAQRNSGAASVAVEELRQTRTRIDVLNQRITELETMNNNLNTRIRELENLRESERAKHAEGLASLEAELARMRDEMAQQLQEYQDLMDIKVGLDLEIAAYRKLLESEEVRLNITPMHGSMSTSTSSRSTPSRYTPVRGGKRKRTLMEESEERSTSDYSVQTSARGDIEITEADPQGRFVKLTNKGNKEISLSGWQLVRKADSHETVFKFHRTAKLEGGANVLVWSSDIGATHEPPSNIVMKGQKWFIGDTMTTNLLNNEGEEMATSERKRQQLSTTMSRHREMGFRSSEEMHQQKRFLFL, encoded by the exons ATGTCTACGAAGTCAAGCAAAAAATCAACGGCATCGTCATCAGCGGCGTCTTCGAGTATCAACACCTCGAGTGTCCAATCCCCGCAGCCGAGCACGTCGACGCCGATCGGCCGGCGTCCAGGAAGTCCTTTAAGTCCAACACGTTACTCACGTCTTCAGGAAAAACAGGACCTCCAGAATTTAAATGACCGCCTCGCCTGTTACATCGAGAAGGTCCGTCATCTTGAATCAGAAAATTCTCGTCTCAGCCGAGAAGTCCAGACTTCTCAGGAAATCGTCACACGAGAAGTTTCAAACATCAAGTCCATGTACGAGCATGAACTATCCGATGCCAGAAAACTTCTAGATGAAACTGCCAAGGAACGAGCGAAACTCGAGATCGACACCAAGCGCCTGTGGGATGACAACGAGGACCTCAAAGCAAA attggaaaaaaaaattaaggacCTCCAAATTTCTGAACGTAATGCGATCCTCTATGAGACGAGATACAACGACCTGCAGTCGCAGTACAATCAGATTCAAGCTGAACGTAAAAAACACCAAGAGCATGAGCGTGAGTTGGAAAAAGAAGTCGAGCGTTTGAAGGGACTATTGGATGACGCCCGCAAACATCTGGAGGAAGAGACACTTCAGCGAAttgatttggaaaataatatCCAGAGTATGAAAGAGGATATCAGCTTCAAGGATCAAATATTCCAGCAGGAGTTAACGGAAACTCGTAGCCGCCGTCAAGTCGAGATATCAGAAATCGATGGCAGACTTGCTGAACAGTATGAGGCTAAACTACAGCAATCATTGCAAGAACTACGTGACCAGTATGAGGCTCAAATGAGATCAAATCGTGAAGAAATAGAACTTCTCtatgaaaacaaaattaaaaatttgacatcACATGCTCAGCGTAATTCTGGAGCTGCCAGTGTCGCTGTCGAAGAGCTTCGTCAAACAAGAACACGCATCGATGTGCTGAACCAACGTATAACAGAACTCGAGACAATGAATAACAATCTGAACACACGGATAAGAGAATTAGAGAACTTGAGGGAAAGTGAACGAGCTAAACATGCCGAGGGATTGGCAAGTCTTGAAGCTGAATTAGCACGCATGCGAGATGAAATGGCTCAGCAACTACAGGAGTATCAAGATCTTATGGACATTAAAGTTGGATTGGACTTGGAAATAGCTGCTTACAGGAAGTTACTCGAGTCTGAAGAAGTCAGGCTCAATATTACACCAATGCACGGCTCAATGTCGACCTCTACGTCAAGCAGGAGCACTCCGTCACGTTACACTCCAGTCAGAGGAGGTAAACGTAAGAGAACTTTGATGGAAGAAAGTGAGGAACGCAGTACTAGTGACTACAGTGTGCAGACATCAGCACGTGGTGATATCGAAATTACTGAAGCTGATCCTCAGGGTCGGTTTGTTAAACTCACCAACAAAGGAAACAAg gaaatttcattaagcGGTTGGCAATTAGTACGTAAAGCAGACTCACACGAgacagtttttaaatttcatcgtACAGCTAAATTAGAAGGAGGTGCTAATGTCCTCGTGTGGTCATCAGATATCGGAGCTACACATGAGCCACCGTCAAATATTGTTATGAAGGGACAAAAGTGGTTTATTGGAGATACTATGACTACTAATCTTCTTAACAACGAGGGAGag gAAATGGCAACTTCTGAACGTAAAAGACAACAACTGTCGACTACAATGTCACGACACCGAGAAATGGGGTTTAGATCATCGGAGGAAATGCATCAGCag aaacGTTTTCTTTTCCTATAA